The Syngnathus scovelli strain Florida chromosome 18, RoL_Ssco_1.2, whole genome shotgun sequence genome contains a region encoding:
- the tmtopsb gene encoding teleost multiple tissue opsin b produces MIDCDVSLSYAHCPEGGGAVAASAAAAPTAKYEEVSGSPPSLSPTGHLVVAVCLGSIGTLGLVCNSVVLALFLRYRALRTPMNLMLVSISLSDLLVSVLGTPFSFAASIHGRWLIGRAGCVWYGFINACLGIVSLVSLAVLSYQRYRTMTAPNAADGRDFRPALTGICFSWFYSVAWTLPPLLGWSRYGPEGPGTTCSVDWRSRTANNVSYVVCLFAFCLVLPFGVIVFSYGKLLLAITQARSTSSVATRRRERRVLVMVVTMVLCFLLCWLPYGVVALMATFGPGEPPGPEASIMPSLLAKSSAVVNPFIYIFMNKQFHRCFRAFFRCSAVEGGPTFSMVTKTLRSVQPDLRDRHVSTAAPSSAHTSPPSVRRSSEADDRPPSLSDRPRPRLALVAHYRQ; encoded by the exons ATGATCGACTGCGACGTGAGCCTGAGCTACGCGCACTGCCCTGAGGGTGGAGGCGCCGTCGCTGCCTCCGCTGCCGCCGCCCCCACGGCCAAGTACGAAGAGGTATCCGGCTCGCCGCCGTCGCTCAGCCCGACGGGTCACCTCGTGGTGGCCGTGTGCCTGGGCTCGATCGGCACGCTTGGCTTGGTGTGCAACTCGGTGGTGCTGGCCCTGTTCTTGCGCTACCGGGCTCTGCGCACGCCCATGAACTTGATGCTGGTCAGCATCTCGCTCAGTGACCTGCTGGTCAGTGTACTCGGGACCCCCTTCAGCTTCGCCGCCAGCATCCACGGACGATGGCTCATCGGGCGCGCGGGTTGCGTGTGGTATGGCTTCATCAACGCCTGCCTGG GCATCGTGTCGCTGGTCTCGCTGGCCGTTCTGTCGTACCAGCGCTACCGCACCATGACGGCGCCTAACGCGGCCGATGGGCGCGACTTCCGTCCGGCGCTGACCGGCATCTGCTTCTCCTGGTTCTACTCGGTGGCCTGGACACTGCCGCCCTTGCTGGGCTGGAGCCGCTACGGGCCCGAGGGTCCCGGCACCACCTGCTCGGTGGATTGGCGCTCGCGGACGGCCAACAACGTCTCCTACGTGGTATGCCTGTTCGCCTTCTGCCTGGTGCTGCCCTTCGGCGTCATCGTCTTCTCCTACGGCAAGCTGCTGCTCGCCATCACGCAG GCACGCAGCACTAGCTCTGTGGCAACACGGCGGCGGGAGCGGCGGGTGCTGGTCATGGTGGTCACCATGGTGCTCTGCTTCCTCCTCTGCTGGCTGCCCTATGGCGTGGTGGCCCTGATGGCTACCTTCGGGCCTGGGGAGCCCCCCGGCCCGGAGGCCAGTATCATGCCGTCGCTGCTGGCCAAGTCCTCGGCAGTCGTCAACCCCTTCATCTACATCTTCATGAACAAGCAG ttCCACCGCTGTTTCAGAGCCTTCTTCAGATGCTCGGCCGTGGAAGGAGGCCCCACTTTCTCCATGGTGACCAAGACGCTACGCAGCGTCCAGCCGGACCTGCGCGACCGCCACGTGAGCACCGCCGCGCCGTCGTCTGCTCACACCTCGCCGCCATCCGTCCGCCGGTCTTCAGAGGCGGACGACCGGCCGCCAAGTCTCTCTGACCGTCCTCGACCCAGACTCGCTCTGGTGGCTCATTACAGACAGTGA
- the and1 gene encoding actinodin1 — protein sequence MAAARRTGLSAVTAAATLAAMLVVLLLLPANVSAGPIGGHAKEDARGGGIQARAEAAASHRRLIRNRRNISWYKQHSDFWNWYKYFTDNGNQEAVQELDRIYLAYLQNKNRAEGRRSYKAYLTHLGEVYKSCSESDDPNCVASYISRPKPEPPKPAPLKICDPTKEASCLYAALMAGKSPYLPLVLPASVPSPAKSPAPLFVRSAAPAKDPQPPQYYYAPSSVSFVSKEQKAELVRICGADDVECLQYHLRAAYGYPPAAGAPPAHAHQGCDPQVDPTCKPSKKAPYGHYPQYPSCDPLRDPYCTSAAAPLKRFQEQKAEVLRICGADDVECQQYHLRAAYGYPPAAGAPPAHAHQDCDPQEDPTCKPSKKAPYGHYPQYPSCDPLRDPNCAFAASPLAPRAHNPPSPAGPGSCNPLFDEGCNPLTASKYATPPKAYKQEASEEAAAIRAPHPAADHYSNPYGMYRDANAHANRVGDPYSTYHQASAPAEPPANDPYAMLRRFMAQVQGSDPYAPRPEATPETDPNDPFSAMRDSAAMHRHGARQQYLFSHPEEPTMEERHPLGPPGKTREGYECYVGYDRDCFPVQPTEPRSGVHRRVPYPAESYEPHLNADGTRRGVLEPADPHCDPEFDRNCRLRRLEPEQPRHEVQPEASEQDPNEAEPYQSGQDEPYVSNMPTPPQGMPSLQDILRSYGDRFPEHDDYRKK from the exons ATGGCTGCAGCGAGGAGGACCGGGCTCTCTGCCGTAACAGCGGCCGCCACGCTGGCTGCCATGTTGGTGgtcttgctgctgctgcccg CCAACGTGTCTGCGGGACCCATTGGCGGCCACGCCAAAGAGGACG CGAGAGGGGGGGGCATCCAGGCGAGGGCGGAGGCGGCGGCTTCCCACAGGAGACTGATCCGCAATCGCAGGAACATCAGCTGGTACAAGCAGCACTCGGACTTTTGGAACTGGTACAAGTACTTCACCGACAACGGCAATCAGGAGGCG gtaCAGGAGCTGGACCGCATCTACTTGGCCTACCTCCAGAACAAGAACCGTGCTGAAGGTCGTCGCTCCTACAAGGCCTACCTGACCCACCTGGGGGAGGTCTACAAGTCCTGCTCCGAGTCAGATGACCCCAACTGCGTGGCATCCTATATCAGCCGGCCCAAGCCCGAGCCCCCCAAGCCGGCGCCGCTCAAAATCTGCGACCCCACCAAGGAAGCCTCCTGCCTGTATGCTGCCTTGATGGCCGGGAAAAGTCCCTACCTGCCGCTGGTGCTGCCTGCCTCCGTCCCGTCCCCGGCCAAGTCCCCTGCCCCTCTTTTTGTACGGTCTGCCGCCCCAGCCAAAGATCCTCAGCCGCCTCAGTACTACTACGCGCCTTCGTCAGTCTCGTTCGTCTCCAAG GAACAGAAGGCGGAGCTGGTGCGCATCTGCGGAGCCGATGATGTCGAGTGTCTGCAGTACCACCTGAGGGCTGCATACGGGTACCCGCCCGCCGCCGGGGCACCTCCTGCCCACGCTCACCAGGGCTGCGACCCCCAAGTGGACCCAACCTGCAAGCCTTCGAAGAAGGCCCCCTACGGCCACTACCCGCAGTACCCCAGCTGTGACCCACTCAGGGACCCATACTGCACCTCTGCCGCCGCCCCACTG AAACGTTTTCAGGAACAGAAGGCGGAGGTGCTGCGCATCTGCGGAGCCGATGATGTCGAGTGTCAGCAGTACCACCTGAGGGCCGCATACGGATACCCGCCCGCCGCCGGGGCTCCTCCTGCCCACGCTCACCAGGACTGCGACCCCCAAGAGGACCCTACCTGCAAGCCTTCGAAGAAGGCCCCCTACGGCCACTACCCGCAGTACCCCAGCTGTGACCCGCTCAGGGACCCAAACTGCGCCTTCGCCGCCTCCCCACTG GCTCCACGGGCACACAACCCGCCTTCCCCGGCTGGCCCAGGGTCCTGCAACCCCCTCTTTGATGAGGGTTGCAACCCCCTCACCGCCAGCAAATACGCCACGCCCCCTAAGGCGTACAAACAGGAGGCGAGCGAGGAGGCGGCCGCAATCCGCGCCCCCCATCCCGCTGCTGACCATTACAGCAACCCTTACGGCATGTATAGAGATGCTAACGCTCATGCTAACAGAGTCGGCGACCCTTACTCCACGTACCATCAGGCTAGCGCCCCAGCCGAGCCGCCCGCCAACGACCCGTACGCGATGCTGCGCCGCTTCATGGCGCAGGTTCAGGGCAGCGACCCGTACGCACCGCGCCCGGAAGCGACGCCCGAAACGGACCCCAACGATCCCTTCTCGGCCATGAGAGATAGCGCTGCCATGCACCGCCACGGTGCCCGCCAACAATACCTGTTCTCTCACCCTGAGGAGCCAACCATGGAAGAGCGCCACCCTCTGGGCCCCCCGGGAAAAACCAGAGAAGGTTACGAGTGCTACGTCGGGTATGACCGTGACTGCTTCCCGGTGCAGCCGACTGAGCCCCGATCGGGTGTCCACCGCCGCGTCCCCTATCCCGCCGAATCCTATGAGCCCCACCTGAATGCCGATGGCACCCGCCGCGGCGTCTTGGAGCCGGCTGACCCGCACTGCGACCCTGAGTTTGATCGCAACTGCCGCTTGCGCCGTCTTGAACCCGAACAGCCCCGCCACGAGGTCCAACCCGAGGCGTCAGAACAAGACCCAAACGAGGCCGAGCCTTACCAAAGTGGCCAGGATGAGCCTTACGTCTCCAACATGCCGACGCCCCCTCAAGGAATGCCCAGCCTCCAGGACATACTGAGAAGCTACGGTGACCGCTTCCCTGAGCACGACGACTATCGCAAGAAGTAG
- the cops9 gene encoding COP9 signalosome complex subunit 9, which translates to MKPAVDEMFPEGAGPYVDLDEAGGSSGLLMDLAANEKAVHLDFFNDFEDLFDDDDLQ; encoded by the exons ATGAAGCCTGCCGTCGACGAGATGTTTCCGGAAGGAGCCGGACCGTATGTGGATCTGGACGAG GCAGGGGGCAGCAGCGGCCTTCTGATGGACTTGGCAGCCAATGAGAAAGCGGTTCACCTGGACTTCTTCAACG ACTTTGAGGACCTTTTTGATGACGATGACCTGCAGTAA